A part of Vulpes vulpes isolate BD-2025 chromosome 15, VulVul3, whole genome shotgun sequence genomic DNA contains:
- the LOC112909556 gene encoding uncharacterized protein — MAASTLSVCSSDLSYGSRVCLPGSGDSCPNPSWQVDDCPESYCEPPCCAPASCLTLLCTPASCGSSPCPPACPGSCQPSCGSCSPCQEGCGASVCCKPVCCTPVCCKPVCCTPVCCKPVCCEASPCSASPCCQLSSCQPSCCSSSPCQEDSCVSVCCKPICCTPVCCKPVCCEASPCCQQSSCQPSCCSSSPCQEDSCVSVCCKPICCTPVCCKPVCCTPVCCKPVCCTPVCCKPVCCQASPCCQPSPCRPSSCVSLLCRPMGRPACCATPSPCQPSCRPQASSVSLLCRPRCSR, encoded by the coding sequence ATGGCCGCCTCCACCCTGTCCGTCTGCTCCAGCGACCTGAGCTACGGCAGCCGCGTCTGCCTGCCCGGCTCTGGCGACTCCTGCCCCAACCCCTCCTGGCAGGTGGACGACTGTCCCGAGAGCTACTGCGAACCCCCCTGCTGcgcccccgcctcctgcctgACCCTCCTCTGCACCCCCGCGAGCTGCGggtccagcccctgcccaccagcCTGCCCCGGCTCCTGCCAGCCGTCCTGCGgcagctgctccccctgccagGAGGGCTGCGGTGCgtctgtctgctgcaagcccgtctgctgcacccctgtctgctgcaagcccgtgtgctgcacccctgtctgctgcaagcccgtctGCTGTGAGGCCTCCCCCTGCTCAGCCTCCCCCTGCTGCCAGCTGTCTAGCTGCCAGCCCTCCTGctgcagctcctccccctgccaggaagacagctgtgtgtctgtctgctgcaagcccatctgctgcacccctgtctgctgcaagcctGTCTGCTGTGAGGCCTCCCCCTGCTGCCAGCAGTCTAGCTGCCAGCCCTCTTGctgcagctcctccccctgccaggaagacagctgtgtgtctgtctgctgcaagcccatctgctgcacccctgtctgctgcaagcctGTCTGCTGCACCCCCGTGTGCTGCAAGCCCGTGTgctgcacccctgtctgctgcaagcccgtctgctgccaggcctccccctgctgccagcccagcccctgcagaCCCTCTTCCTGCGTGTCCCTCCTCTGCCGCCCCATGGGCAGGCCTGCCTGCtgcgccaccccctccccttgcCAGCCCAGCTGCCGCCCCCAGGCCTCCAGCGTGTCCCTGCTGTGCCGCCCCAGGTGCTCCCGCTGA